Proteins encoded in a region of the Podospora pseudopauciseta strain CBS 411.78 chromosome 6, whole genome shotgun sequence genome:
- a CDS encoding hypothetical protein (EggNog:ENOG503PZP0), producing the protein MHLKSRDAAVKMHSFSKATALAAASLLTLASAQTRLEIAEQALQNPNATRNITFNPYPDVLPLADLEWTWRVNISDSLTDPFNNRSDDFTVRTSYDLTWGGAPRNSTLAEALPELGNNSFCTVQFLLTDRGWPANITNLWTDEDTDDTSCVPILGPDCVNSIIRSTGLNNGGPCQNPGGTWTDAPECASSLGYMADSRLLPGRTFVDLSKARSGSMFFSLQSDEYSDLDNETIYENYHNAIHMMLVNAPVQLVRSLNGGFPTDAPKRLLCMRVNTSQREVDDDEDGNDGGNGGQGGDGGDGGDGGNDNEEGNEGGNGGGGDGGNSAGRDAANWWIMIGALLITAVIGAAF; encoded by the exons ATGCACCTCAAATCAAGAGACGCCGCAGTGAAGATGCATTCTTTCTCCAAAGCAACGGCACTAGCCGCCGCCAGTCTCCTGACGCTTGCATCTGCCCAAACCCGTCTTGAGATCGCAGAACAGGctctccaaaacccaaacgCGACTCGAAACATCACCTTCAACCCGTACCCCGATGTCCTTCCGCTTGCTGATCTCGAATGGACATGGC GGGTCAACATAAGTGACAGCCTGACCGACCCATTCAACAACAGGTCCGATGACTTCACCGTCCGCACCTCGTATGACTTGACATGGGGAGGTGCTCCTCGAAACAGCACTCTTGCGGAAGCCCTTCCCGAACTGGGAAACAATTCATTCTGCACCGTTCAGTTCCTGCTGACAGACCGTGGCTGGCcagccaacatcaccaacctctggACTGACGAAGATACGGATGACACTTCCTGTGTTCCGATTTTAGGCCCGGACTGTGTCAACTCCATCATCAGAAGCACAGGCTTGAACAACGGTGGACCTTGCCAGAACCCTGGTGGGACCTGGACAGATGCACCAGAGTGTGCTTCATCTCTCGGGTACATGGCCGATTCAAGACTGCTGCCTGGTCGAACGTTTGTGGATCTCAGCAAGGCAAGATCCGGGTCAATGTTTTTCTCCCTGCAGAGCGACGAGTACTCTGATCTCGACAACGAGACCATATACGAGAACTATCACAATGCCATCCACATGATGCTTGTCAACGCACCTGTGCAGTTGGTAAGGTCTCTCAACGGCGGCTTTCCCACTGATGCCCCGAAGAGACTCCTGTGCATGAGAGTCAACACCTCGCAAAGGGAagttgacgatgacgaggacggtAATGATGGCGGTAATGGTGGCCAGgggggcgatggtggtgatggcggtgatggaggaaATGACAATGAAGAAGGAAACGAAGGTGGTaatggaggtggtggtgatggaggaaaTTCTGCTGGCCGAGATGCCGCCAACTGGTGGATTATGATTGGGGCTTTGTTGATCACCGCTGTAATTGGGGCTGCTTTTTAA
- a CDS encoding hypothetical protein (EggNog:ENOG503P6PG) — protein MRLRPQFFAQLLLARRAHSHRTLLPSSSSASTQLPHHHNHLLHHHHHRRTMSSTTTTSPAPSATSTPPNPGRSPSFHQPSTTPAASAATPAAAAIRPAHVEEQEDTPSSSTTTATTTHQEDDPTANVAIPKQQPLPALPAPGTEETETPGKTTTVVVNGAPISLDALGPMVVNRDGTLARIANWQEMSSFERENTLRVLGKRNQLRLATLRGGDENDTAEKKE, from the coding sequence ATGCGTCTCCGCCCCCAATTCTTCGCCCAACTACTACTAGCCAGAAGAGCACATTCCCATCGGACACTCttgccatcttcatcatcggcctCAACTCAGctaccccaccatcacaaccacctactgcaccaccaccaccaccgcagaaCAAtgtccagcaccaccaccactagcCCCGCCCCATCCGCAACAAGCACGCCACCCAACCCCGGGCGCTCACCATCATTCCATCAaccttcaacaacaccagccgCATCTGCTGCCAcacccgcagcagcagccattaGACCCGCCCATgtggaagaacaagaagacaccccatcatcatcaacaacaacagcaaccactACCCATCAGGAGGACGACCCCACCGCAAATGTCGCAAtcccaaaacaacaaccacttcccgccctccccgcccccggCACCGAGGAGACCGAAACCCCAGGCAAAACAACCACCGTCGTCGTAAACGGggcccccatctccctcgacGCCCTCGGACCAATGGTCGTCAACAGGGACGGTACCCTGGCCCGCATCGCCAACTGGCAGGAGATGTCCTCGTTCGAGAGGGAAAACACGCTTCGGGTCCTGGGAAAGAGGAACCAGTTGCGTTTGGCCACTCTacgtggtggtgatgaaaaCGACACagcagaaaagaaagagtAG
- a CDS encoding hypothetical protein (EggNog:ENOG503PZZ6), whose amino-acid sequence MKPITLLPALLPLTQATRSFPPPASPNPSWHSLTTRQATEIPPNSLYLIEWWPDGCGNGNGQSLSGGETTLAACVNVNSLWDEAPPDNAAVRFLFPEDDPRTFKWRLFGTQDCSEQIELGEGNSGICINVPNVQKVGAVIVFTEG is encoded by the coding sequence atgaaacccatcaccctcctccccgccctcctccccctcacccaagCCACCCgttccttcccccctccagcaagccccaaccccagctggCACTCCCTCACGACCCGCCAAGCAACCGAAatcccccccaactccctctaCCTGATCGAGTGGTGGCCCGACGGCtgcggcaacggcaacgggcAGTCACTCTCCGGAGGGGaaaccaccctcgccgcctgcGTCAACGTCAACTCCCTCTGGGACGAAGCACCCCCCGACAACGCCGCCGTCCGGTTTCTCTTCCCGGAAGACGACCCCCGCACGTTCAAGTGGAGACTTTTTGGAACGCAGGACTGCTCTGAGCAGATTgagcttggggaggggaacAGCGGGATCTGCATCAATGTTCCTAATGTGCAGAAGGTTGGGGCTGTGATTGTTTTTACGGAGGGGTAG
- a CDS encoding hypothetical protein (COG:L; EggNog:ENOG503NVMD) → MVPLSQHTSRDTSMWIGINLADPIFRGRYHGKSRHPDDLQGVIDRAKEVGCTKLLVTGSSFKSSRDALKIASKFPNVVFTTAGIHPCSSSIFSPSHHKHHDESQSEDESADQHTPACGPDPTKPILDGEGVDHARSEDIISDLKDLITTAPKNSLIAFGEFGLDYDRLHYCSKEVQLHSFAAQLRLAASLSPQLPLFLHSRAAHGDFVRLLKDAFGPRLEKLQKGGVVHSFTGTIEEAKELMDLGLYIGINGCSFKTVENCEVVKQIDLSKMMLETDGPWCEVRPTHEGWKYLVQFEEARRKEEKEKKKLEEEKKRLEEEERQKQEKIEAERKAQEELEKKAAELELGGGVEGGKAGGEGEKKSQRQPKKPKQQQQPQGKKNQKKESEVPDRFKVVKKEKWEEGAMVKGRNEPCTIERIARIVAGIKGVGVEEVCEAAWENTAKVFGPF, encoded by the exons ATGGTGCCTCTCTCACAACATACCAGCCGCGATACATCGATGTGG ATTGGCATCAACCTCGCTGATCCCATCTTCCGCGGCCGTTACCATGGCAAATCAAGACACCCCGATGACCTCCAGGGTGTCATCGACAGAGCCAAAGAAGTAGGCTGCACCAAGCTCCTCGTAACCGGCTCCTCCTTCAAATCCTCCCGTGACGCCCTCAAAATAGCCTCCAAATTCCCGAACGTGGTCTTCACCACAGCCGGAATCCacccctgctcctcctccatcttctccccctcccaccacaaaCACCACGACGAGTCCCAATCCGAGGACGAATCCGCCGACCAGCACACCCCCGCCTGCGGGCCCGACCCAACAAAACCCATCCTCGATGGCGAAGGCGTCGACCACGCCCGCTCAGAAGACATCATCTCCGACCTCAAAGACCTGATCACTACCGCCCCGAAAAACAGCCTCATAGCCTTTGGCGAGTTCGGCCTCGACTACGACAGACTCCACTACTGCTCAAAGGAAGTACAACTCCACTCCTTCGCCGCCCAGCTCAGACTCGCGGCGTCGCTCTCCCCTCAGTTACCGCTCTTTCTCCACTCCCGCGCCGCACACGGGGACTTTGTTCGTCTGCTCAAAGATGCGTTTGGCCCTAGGCTTGAAAAGCTGCAAAAGGGTGGTGTAGTCCACTCTTTTACTGGAACAATAGAAGAGGCAAAAGAGCTGATGGATCTGGGATTGTACATTGGCATCAACGGGTGCAGTTTCAAGACCGTCGAAAACTGCGAGGTGGTCAAGCAAATCGACCTGAGCAAAATGATGCTTGAGACGGATGGTCCGTGGTGTGAGGTTAGGCCTACGCATGAGGGGTGGAAGTATCTGGTTCAGTTTGAGGAAGCTAGAAgaaaggaagagaaggagaagaagaagctagaggaggagaagaagaggctagaggaggaggagaggcaaAAGCAGGAAAAGATCGAGGCAGAAAGAAAAGCgcaggaggagctggagaagaaggctgctgagttggagttggggggtggtgtagAGGGAGGCAAGGCTggcggggaaggggagaagaagagccaGCGACAACCCAAGAAGCCtaagcagcaacagcagccgcaggggaagaagaatCAGAAGAAGGAAAGCGAAGTGCCTGATCGGTTCAAGGttgtcaagaaggagaagtgggaggagggggcgatGGTCAAGGGGAGGAATGAGCCGTGCACCATTGAGCGGATTGCGAGGATTGTGGCTGGGATcaagggggtgggtgtggaggaggtgtgtGAAGCTGCATGGGAGAACACTGCCAAGGTGTTTGGTCCTTTTTGA
- a CDS encoding hypothetical protein (EggNog:ENOG503NX3X; COG:E), whose translation MSNPLGFGNRKFSINRNTGVPRPARRFSNTEPGINEASSKIHRQFRAAHEGHLPHAGLDATRASTGVVWCTERAAEHGFLDEPDKWANLGQGAPEVEDDIEGCFPRPKTIDISLGSREYGPTAGIKPLREAVANLYNAMHRQGKTSQYTWENVAIVPGGRAGLIRIAAVLNNAYVGFFIPDYTAYNEMLSLFKNFAAIPVPLSEEDGYHIHPDKIAEEIARGTSVIITSNPRNPTGLVVANPELAEIQDICRERATLVSDEFYSGYNYTSNCDGTSISAAENVIDVDEDDVLIIDGLTKRFRLPGWRVAWILGPKEFIKAIGSCGSYLDGGTNVPFQEAAIPMLEPSLVKKEMQALQQHFKEKRDYVVERLRGMGFTIRHVPDSTFYIWLNLEGLPGPISDGLNFFQACLEEKVIVVPGIFFDLNPARRRDLFDSPCHHFVRFSYGPKMDVLKMGCDGIERVVNKFKKLVSHPNYK comes from the exons atgtCCAACCCTTTAGGTTTTGGGAACAGAAAATTCTCCATCAATAGGAACACGGGCGTTCCTAGACCTGCCCGCCGTTTCTCCAATACCGAGCCTGGTATCAACG AGGCCAGTTCCAAGATCCACAGGCAGTTTCGTGCTGCTCATGAGggccatcttcctcatgcCGGTCTGGATGCCACCAGGGCTTCTACCGGTGTTGTTTGGTGTACCGAGCGAGCAGCCGAGCATGGCTTCCTCGATGAGCCTGACAAATGGGCAAACCTAGGTC AGGGTGCCCCTGAAGTGGAAGATGACATTGAAGGCTGCTTCCCCCGGCCCAAGACCATTGACATCAGCCTCGGCAGCCGTGAATACGGCCCAACTGCCGGAATCAAGCCTCTCCGTGAAGCCGTAGCCAACCTCTACAACGCGATGCACCGCCAGGGCAAAACCAGCCAATACACCTGGGAGAACGTCGCCATCGTCCCCGGCGGCCGTGCTGGTCTCATTCGGATTGCCGCCGTTCTGAACAACGCCTACGTCGGCTTCTTCATCCCCGACTACACCGCCTACAACGAaatgctctctctcttcaagAACTTCGCCGCCATTCCCGTCCCCTTGTCCGAGGAAGACGGCTACCACATCCACCCCGACAAGATCGCCGAGGAGATCGCCCGCGGCACctccgtcatcatcacctccaacccccgcaACCCAACCGGCCTCGTCGTCGCCAACCCCGAGCTCGCCGAAATCCAAGACATCTGCCGTGAGCGCGCCACCCTCGTCAGCGACGAGTTCTACTCTGGGTACAACTACACTTCCAACTGTGACGGaacctccatctccgccgCCGAGAACGTAATCGACgtcgacgaagacgacgtgCTCATCATCGACGGCCTGACCAAGCGGTTCCGCCTCCCAGGCTGGCGTGTCGCTTGGATCCTCGGCCCAAAGGAATTCATCAAAGCCATCGGCTCCTGCGGCTCCTACCTCGACGGCGGCACCAACGTCCCCTTCCAGGAGGCCGCCATCCCCATGCTCGAGCCGTCTCtcgtcaagaaggagatgcaGGCTCTTCAGCAACACTTCAAGGAGAAGCGTGACTATGTCGTCGAGCGCCTCCGCGGGATGGGATTTACTATCCGCCACGTGCCTGATTCCACGTTCTACATCTGGCTGAACCTCGAGGGGCTGCCCGGCCCGATCTCGGACGGGCTGAACTTTTTCCAGGCGTGTctcgaggagaaggtgatTGTTGTTCCGGGGATCTTCTTTGACTTGAAcccggcgaggaggagggatttgTTTGATAGCCCGTGTCATCACTTTGTGCGGTTTTCGTACGGGCCCAAGATGGACGTGCTGAAGATGGGGTGTGATGGGAtcgagagggtggtgaacaAGTTTAAGAAGTTGGTTAGCCACCCCAACTATAAGTAA
- a CDS encoding hypothetical protein (EggNog:ENOG503PWVB) — protein sequence MEETFMVQYCCGFDECNPLGIPYDKKRNIMIGGHTRRDSSLPFGISARSSGSGGLYLQFKNGTIIPPKEVGHPPESLAARARKMNRRCEGYEQDSYTASGQPYYKTFETELVGSTIAPSSEDRTIEVRHSRSVEVRTTFSVSVGDPLGIVSASVGFEFATTETQEITYPLLVPAGVSGTAGFTPVYICTSGTLRDCDGNTTNEEESCTAWLNDNGDIQGDWQVVES from the coding sequence atggaggagaccTTCATGGTCCAGTACTGCTGCGGCTTCGACGAGTGCAACCCTCTCGGAATCCCCTATGACAAGAAGAGGAACATCATGATTGGCGGCCACACCCGGCGCGATTCTTCACTCCCCTTCGGGATCTCTGCTCGAAGCTCCGGTAGCGGTGGGCTGTACTTGCAGTTCAAAAACGGCACCATCATCCCTCCCAAGGAGGTCGGACACCCCCCCGAATCCCTTGCTGCCCGGGCCAGGAAGATGAACCGCCGCTGCGAAGGGTATGAGCAAGACTCCTATACCGCGAGTGGACAGCCTTACTACAAGACTTTTGAGACGGAACTTGTTGGTAGCACCATCGCCCCCTCGAGCGAAGACCGGACCATTGAGGTGAGGCATTCTCGCTCAGTTGAAGTCCGCACGACTTTCTCTGTGTCTGTCGGTGACCCGCTTGGAATTGTGTCGGCTTCGGTCGGGTTCGAGTTCGCCACGACTGAGACGCAGGAGATCACTTACCCGCTGTTGGTTCCTGCTGGAGTGAGCGGGACGGCTGGCTTCACGCCCGTGTACATTTGCACCAGCGGAACCTTGAGAGATTGTGATGGTAACACCACGAACGAGGAAGAGAGTTGCACGGCTTGGTTAAATGACAACGGAGATATCCAGGGGGATTGGCAGGTTGTGGAGTCTTGA
- the RNR1 gene encoding ribonucleotide-diphosphate reductase subunit rnr1 (COG:F; EggNog:ENOG503NWE4) produces the protein MYVKKRDGRQERVQFDKITARVSRLCYGLDMDHVDPVAITQKVISGVYGGVTTAQLDDLAAETAAYMTVTHPDYAILAARIAVSNLHKQTKKQWSSVVSDLYHYVNPKNGRPSPMIAKETYECVMRHKDDLDSAIVYDRDFNYQYFGFKTLERSYLLKLNGKIVERPQHMIMRVAVGIWGDDIERVIETYTYMSSKFFTHASPTLFNAGTPQAQLSSCFLVDMKDDSIDGIYDTLKTCAMISKMAGGIGLNIHRIRATGSYIAGTNGTSNGIVPMLRVFNNTARYVDQGGNKRPGAFAIYLEPWHADVFEFLDLRKNHGKEEIRARDLFLALWIPDLFMKRVEKNGEWTLMCPNECPGLADCYGEEFEALYEKYEKEGRGRKTIKAQKLWYAILEAQTETGNPFMLYKDACNRKSNQQNLGVIRSSNLCTEIVEYSAPDEVAVCNLASLALPQFVDYNEAKFDFKKLHEVTQIVVRNLNKIIDVNHYPVKEAYNSNMRHRPIGLGVQGLADAFLALRMPFESAEARELNKQIFETIYHAALTMSCQLAKEQGTYSTYEGSPVSKGILQYDMWNVKPSDLWDWDELKAEIKKNGVRNSLLVAPMPTASTSQILGNNECFEPYTSNIYQRRVLAGEFQVVNPWLLKDLVDMGLWSDNMKNRIIAEGGSIQNIPNIPADIKALYKTVWEISQRTIVQMAADRGAFIDQSQSLNIHMRDPTMGKITSMHFTGWKLGLKTGMYYLRTQAAAQPIQFTVDQEALLVQDSAVAKTSSGLKKRAPPGSYMSSPSAVPRPMAFVKDIPSGLSNGAPTTPPPIKTPTAGEVKSRPLASPAKPPPFKADVPEGDSPKALPTEPAEKPKEESLDAPAAEVKKEAEDNDDESKEREVDIYSEAVLACSIENPEACVMCSG, from the exons ATGTACGTCAAGAAGCGTG ATGGGCGCCAGGAGCGCGTTCAGTTCGACAAGATCACAGCCCGTGTTTCAAGGCTTTGCTATGGGCTTGACATGGACCATGTTGATCCTGTTGCCATCACTCAGAAAGTCATTTCCGGTGTGTACGGAGGCGTCACAACAGCTCAGCTCGACGATTTG GCCGCCGAGACTGCCGCTTACATGACCGTCACCCACCCCGACTATGCTATTCTCGCCGCCCGTATCGCGGTTTCCAACCTTCACAAGCAGACCAAGAAGCAATGGTCGTCAGTAGTCAGCGATTTGTACCACTACGTCAACCCAAAGAATGGCCGCCCTTCGCCCATGATTGCCAAGGAGACATACGAGTGCGTCATGAGGCACAAAGACGACCTTGACTCGGCCATTGTCTACGACCGTGACTTCAACTACCAATACTTCGGCTTCAAGACACTGGAGCGCTCATACCTTCTCAAGCTCAACGGCAAGATTGTTGAGCGGCCACAGCACATGATCATGCGTGTGGCTGTCGGCATCTGGGGAGACGACATTGAGCGTGTCATTGAGACCTATACCTACATGTCCAGCAAGTTCTTCACGCACGCCTCGCCAACTCTCTTCAATGCCGGTACCCCCCAGGCTCAACTATCGTCATGCTTCTTGGTCGACATGAAGGATGACAGCATTGACGGCATTTACGATACCCTCAAGACTTGCGCTATGATCTCCAAGATGGCTGGTGGTATTGGTCTCAACATCCACCGCATTCGTGCCACTGGTTCGTACATTGCCGGCACCAACGGCACCTCCAACGGCATTGTCCCCATGCTTCGcgtcttcaacaacaccgcTCGCTACGTCGATCAAGGTGGCAACAAGCGCCCCGGCGCCTTCGCTATCTACCTCGAGCCTTGGCACGCCGATGTGTTTGAGTTCCTCGACCTCCGCAAGAACCACGGTAAGGAGGAAATTCGCGCTCGCGACCTCTTCCTTGCCTTGTGGATCCCTGACCTGTTCATGAAGCGTGTTGAAAAGAACGGAGAGTGGACCCTCATGTGCCCCAATGAGTGCCCCGGCCTTGCCGACTGCTACggcgaggagtttgaggctCTGTATGAGAAGTATGAGAAGGAGGGCCGTGGCCGCAAGACGATCAAGGCCCAGAAGTTGTGGTATGCCATCCTCGAGGCCCAAACCGAGACTGGCAACCCCTTCATGCTGTACAAGGACGCTTGCAATCGCAAGAGCAACCAACAGAACCTTGGTGTGATTCGCAGCTCCAACCTGTGCACTGAGATTGTTGAGTACTCGGCTCCCGATGAGGTTGCCGTCTGCAATCTTGCCTCGCTCGCCCTTCCTCAGTTCGTTGACTATAACGAGGCCAAGTTCGACTTCAAGAAGCTCCACGAGGTCACCCAGATCGTCGTCCGCAACCTCAACAAGATCATCGATGTCAACCACTACCCCGTCAAGGAGGCTTACAACAGCAACATGCGCCACAGACCCATTGGTCTTGGCGTTCAGGGTCTTGCTGATGCTTTCCTCGCTCTGCGCATGCCTTTCGAGTCAGCTGAGGCTCGCGAGTTGAACAAGCAGATCTTTGAGACCATCTACCACGCTGCTTTGACCATGTCGTGCCAGCTTGCCAAGGAGCAGGGCACCTACTCCACCTACGAGGGCTCTCCCGTCTCCAAGGGCATCCTTCAGTATGACATGTGGAATGTGAAGCCCAGCGACCTCTGGGACTGGGATGAGCTCAAAgccgagatcaagaagaacgGCGTCCGCAACTCGCTGTTGGTTGCCCCCATGCCGACggcctccacctcccagaTTCTGGGCAACAACGAGTGCTTCGAGCCCTATACTTCCAACATCTACCAGCGCCGTGTGCTTGCCGGCGAGTTCCAAGTCGTCAACCCCTGGCTTCTAAAGGACCTCGTCGATATGGGTCTCTGGTCTGACAACATGAAGAACCGCATCATTGCGGAGGGTGGCTCCATCCAAAACATTCCCAACATCCCGGCCGACATCAAGGCCCTGTACAAGACCGTCTGGGAAATCTCTCAGCGTACCATCGTCCAGATGGCTGCCGACCGTGGCGCCTTCATCGATCAATCCCAGTCGCTCAACATCCACATGCGTGATCCCACCATGGGCAAGATCACTAGCATGCACTTCACTGGCTGGAAGTTGGGTCTCAAGACTGGCATGTACTACCTCCGTACCCAGGCTGCTGCGCAGCCCATCCAGTTCACCGTCGATCAGGAGGCCCTCCTGGTGCAGGATAGTGCCGTTGCCAAGACATCATCCGGGCTTAAGAAGCGCGCTCCTCCCGGCAGCTACATGTCGTCCCCCAGCGCGGTCCCCCGGCCCATGGCCTTTGTGAAGGATATCCCCAGTGGTCTCAGCAACGGcgctcccaccacccctcctcctatcAAGACCCCCACCGCTGGTGAGGTCAAGTCACGTCCTCTGGCATCGCCAGCGAAGCCTCCTCCGTTCAAGGCGGACGTTCCGGAAGGTGACAGCCCCAAGGCTCTTCCCACCGAGCCGGCTGAGAAGCCCAAGGAGGAGTCGCTCGACGCTCCGGCTGCTGAGGTTaagaaggaggcggaggacaATGATGACGAAAGCAAGGAGCGTGAGGTGGACATTTATTCCGAGGCAGTGCTTGCTT GCAGCATTGAAAACCCCGAGGCCTGCGTGATGTGCAGCGGTTAA
- the CHL4 gene encoding chromosome loss-related protein (COG:S; EggNog:ENOG503P0M1), whose product MSRISVPITAPLPSSLRVNPSSTTVTKILSRLSRASLISVALDWLDEDNLSLATPYLRPDQDDNEEEDDGDFYPPASSPEELREEYLSLQNRKGSKRDVLDRITTGDWRHGVSLYQLAIADLQYLYDHPTSQKWSAYNIVPLKAPREDDDGEVQPLEADKTSLTIPRFHPSLFLKSLQAQILPDIKAHYNLDRHKTLPLLILRIFVIDSPYNTPLSLSSNGNMDTGSKTILIAFPDGSPNIFISKPTSTGPTGASESKSLGALLAEGIPKALSLPRQRVTLQSTSLTTRNLEGLLDRRGATRGNAAGGGWSIYADEKVKESPLSTVLPSPPLSDAAEEEEQGNGDKKRRERPTVEERVNKRAKLVAQARFGDTARVGDGKGVERVDLVMEDPFEIGGDDDADRMDIEGEDDGEEAFRPNVRLTFHGNHVFAGIRQLVECGVIDGEKMPGWMTGEEGVTIGAVRNGRIRGHKGFGL is encoded by the coding sequence ATGTCCCGAATATCAGTCCCTATCACAGCGCCTCTGCCCTCCTCTCTACGCGtcaacccctccagcacAACAGTCACCAAAATTCTTAGCCGGCTCTCACGCGCTTCTCTCATCTCTGTTGCCTTGGACTGGCTAGACGAGGATAACCTATCTCTAGCCACCCCCTACCTCCGTCCAGACCAGGACGAcaatgaagaagaagatgacggcGACTTCTACCCCCCTGCCTCATCCCCGGAGGAGCTCCGGGAAGAGTACCTCTCCCTCCAGAATCGTAAAGGTTCCAAAAGAGATGTCCTAGACAGAATCACCACAGGCGACTGGCGGCACGGGGTATCGCTCTACCAGCTCGCCATCGCAGACCTGCAATACCTCTACGACCACCCAACCTCCCAGAAATGGTCAGCCTATAACATAGTCCCGCTGAAAGCACCAAgagaggacgacgacggcgaggtgCAGCCGCTGGAAGCCGACAAAACATCACTAACCATACCAAGGTTTCACCCTTCGTTGTTTCTCAAATCGCTCCAGGCTCAAATCCTGCCTGATATCAAAGCACACTACAACCTCGACCGTCACAAGACGCTTCCCTTGCTGATACTGAGGATCTTTGTCATCGACTCCCCCTACAACACCCCTTTGTCCCTATCCTCCAATGGCAACATGGACACTGGCTCCAAGACGATACTCATCGCCTTCCCGGATGGCTCACCAAATATTTTCATTTCTAAACCCACCTCTACCGGCCCGACAGGGGCGTCAGAATCGAAATCGCTTGGGGCGCTGCTGGCGGAGGGGATACCAAAGGCGCTGTCACTGCCGAGGCAGAGGGTCACGCTGCAGAGTACTTCTTTGACGACAAGAAATCTGGAGGGGTTGCTCGATCGAAGGGGCGCGACGAGAGGCAATGCGGCAGGTGGTGGGTGGAGTATCTATGCGGATGAGAAGGTCAAAGAGTCCCCGTTGAGTACTGTTTTGCCTAGCCCACCGTTGAGCGATgcagcagaggaggaagaacaAGGGAATGGTGataagaagaggagggagagaccgacggtggaggagagggtgaataAACGGGCCAAGCTGGTCGCGCAAGCTCGGTTTGGGGATACGGCACGGGTAggagatgggaagggggtggagagggtggattTGGTTATGGAGGATCCTTTCGAGattgggggtgatgatgatgctgataGGATGGATattgaaggggaggatgacgggGAGGAAGCATTCAGGCCAAATGTGAGGTTGACGTTTCATGGCAACCATGTCTTTGCGGGAATACGACAGTTGGTTGAATGCGGGGTCATAGATGGGGAAAAGATGCCGGGGTGGATGacgggtgaggagggtgtcacCATAGGGGCTGTGAGAAATGGCAGGATAAGAGGGCATAAGGGCTTTGGACTGTAG
- the CYS3_2 gene encoding cystathionine gamma-lyase cys3 (EggNog:ENOG503P6XY; COG:K), whose translation MAYSSARRGVNVTQYLRELNQDGGVVEETLITDEDLAKDLALFTNTQFFDFETGQNTDYQAPPVKPDTLQTSPSEELTSADSIMGDFGFSDFSIPGDYSFGDFGSNYTSPAVPAFPDNLGNLQPIQPTPQSSYAPPVPQQHQPGPPNRILSFEDASRMAAEEDKRRRNTAASARFRIKKKQREQALEKSAKEMTEKVTMLEGRISALETENKWLKSLVTEKHGDKQDILEKFFKEFAAREAKKGSSSSGIKDSISAASSTTAVDDSDKSPAKRKD comes from the exons ATGGCCTACTCCAGCGCGCGGAGAGGTGTCAATGTGACCCAATATCTCCGTGAATTGAACCAAGATGGCGGCGTGGTAGAGGAGACGCTCATCACGGATGAAGACCTCGCCAAGGACCTTGCGCTCTTTACCAACACTCAGTTCTTCGACTTTGAGACTGGCCAGAACACCGACTACCAGGCGCCACCTGTCAAGCCCGACACATTACAAACATCACCAAGCGAGGAGTTGACGTCGGCCGACTCTATCATGGGTGACTTTGGCTTTTCTGATTTTTCCATCCCAG GCGACTACAGCTTCGGTGATTTTGGCAGCAACTACACCTCGCCCGCGGTCCCGGCCTTCCCAGACAACCTAGGCAACCTGCAGCCCATCCAgcccaccccccaatcctCCTATGCCCCGCCAGtcccccagcagcaccagccagG TCCCCCGAACCGCATCCTGAGCTTCGAAGACGCGTCGCGCATGGCCGCtgaggaggacaagaggaGACGCAACACGGCCGCCAGCGCACGCTTCcgcatcaagaagaagcagagggAGCAGGCCCTCGAAAAGTCGGCCAAGGAGATGACGGAGAAGGTTACCATGCTGGAAGGACGCATCTCTGCCCTCGAGACGGAGAACAAGTGGCTCAAGTCGCTCGTGACGGAGAAACACGGCGACAAGCAGGACATTCTCGAGAAGTTCTTCAAGGAGTTTGCGGCCAGGGAAGCCAAGAAAGGATCGTCGTCTTCGGGTATCAAGGACAGCATCAGCGCTGccagctccaccaccgccgttgACGACTCGGACAAGTCGCCCGCCAAGAGGAAGGATTGA